The Oryzias latipes chromosome 1, ASM223467v1 genome contains a region encoding:
- the mettl26 gene encoding methyltransferase-like 26, with protein MLSAPAADRNKEPILEVLRHSVPSDRPLHALEISSGTGQHVTHFARALRNIIWQPTEYERESLSSIEAYRAHYQLDNVMPAVFLDASLPHQSWAGIRPESLDLILNINMMHISPLACTEGLFRGAGAVLKLQGLLLTYGPYAVNGQISPQSNIEFDRSLRQRNPEWGLRDISLLRSLAQKNGLFLEKTVDMPANNKCLLFRKESVV; from the exons ATGTTGAGCGCCCCCGCGGCAGACCGGAACAAGGAGCCCATCCTGGAGGTTCTGCGGCACAGCGTGCCCTCCGACCGACCGCTGCACGCGCTGGAAATCTCCTCCGGTACCGGACAGCACGTGACCCACTTCGCACGAGCTTTGCGGAACATCATCTGGCAGCCCACCGAGTACGAGCGCGAGTCCCTGAGCAG CATCGAAGCGTACAGAGCTCACTACCAGCTGGACAATGTGATGCCGGCCGTCTTCCTGGATGCATCTCTTCCCCATCAGAGCTGGGCCGGGATCCGGCCGGAAAGCCTGGATCTGATTCTCAACATCAACATGATGCACATCTCTCCCCTGGCCTGTACTGAG GGTTTATTCAGAGGCGCCGGAGCCGTGCTGAAGCTGCAGGGTCTGCTGTTGACGTACGGG ccGTACGCAGTGAACGGGCAGATCAGCCCCCAAAGCAACATAGAGTTTGACCGCAGTCTGCGGCAGAG GAATCCAGAATGGGGACTCAGGGacatctccctgctccgctctttGGCGCAGAAAAACGGTTTGTTCCTGGAGAAGACG GTGGACATGCCAGCAAACAACAAATGTCTACTCTTCAGGAAGGAGAGCGTGGTGTGA